In Leisingera sp. NJS204, the following are encoded in one genomic region:
- a CDS encoding 3-deoxy-7-phosphoheptulonate synthase, which translates to MTPQTENLRITGMQELISPEDLASQLPGTAAATDTVLASRTAIQDVLHDRDDRVVAVVGPCSIHDPKAAMEYAERLAPLRKRLAGELEVVMRVYFEKPRTISGWKGLINDPGLDGSFRINEGLGLARRLCLDINSLGLPVGTEFLDTAVPQYISDLVAWAAIGARTTESQIHREMASGLSCPVGFKNGTRGNLQIAVDAVRSAAHPHHFMALAKSGRAAIAATSGNPDCHLILRGGGGTNYDAASVDAACRLAEKDGIRGHVMIDASHANSGKDPMKQPAVLRDVAGQIAGGDSRITGVMVESHLVAGRQDLGKGELTYGQSVTDGCLGWEDTVQELEALAEAVTARRAHAAQAAAPSLAEA; encoded by the coding sequence ATGACACCCCAGACCGAAAATCTCCGTATCACCGGCATGCAGGAGCTGATCTCGCCGGAAGACCTCGCATCCCAGCTACCCGGCACGGCGGCGGCCACAGATACCGTGCTGGCCAGCCGCACCGCCATCCAGGATGTGCTGCATGATCGCGATGACCGTGTTGTCGCTGTGGTCGGCCCCTGTTCGATTCACGACCCCAAGGCGGCGATGGAGTATGCCGAACGGCTGGCACCGCTGCGCAAACGGCTGGCGGGTGAGCTGGAGGTTGTGATGCGGGTCTATTTCGAGAAACCCCGCACCATCTCGGGCTGGAAAGGGCTGATCAACGATCCCGGCCTCGACGGCTCGTTCCGCATCAACGAAGGCCTGGGGCTGGCCCGCCGTCTGTGCCTGGACATCAACAGCCTGGGCCTGCCGGTCGGAACTGAGTTTCTGGACACGGCGGTGCCGCAATACATCTCGGATCTGGTGGCCTGGGCCGCCATCGGCGCCCGCACCACCGAAAGCCAGATCCACCGCGAGATGGCCTCAGGCCTCAGCTGCCCGGTGGGTTTCAAGAACGGCACCCGCGGCAATCTGCAGATCGCAGTGGACGCGGTGCGCTCGGCGGCGCATCCGCATCATTTCATGGCATTGGCCAAATCGGGCCGCGCGGCAATTGCGGCGACCAGCGGCAACCCGGACTGCCACTTGATCCTGCGCGGCGGCGGCGGCACCAATTATGACGCCGCCTCGGTCGATGCGGCCTGCAGGCTGGCGGAAAAAGACGGCATCCGCGGCCATGTGATGATCGACGCCAGCCATGCCAACAGCGGCAAGGATCCCATGAAGCAGCCCGCCGTGCTGCGCGATGTAGCGGGCCAGATCGCAGGCGGCGACAGCCGCATCACCGGGGTGATGGTGGAAAGCCATCTGGTAGCGGGCCGTCAGGACCTGGGCAAAGGGGAACTCACTTACGGGCAGTCGGTTACCGACGGCTGCCTGGGCTGGGAGGATACAGTACAAGAGCTGGAGGCTCTGGCAGAAGCTGTCACCGCGCGGCGTGCCCATGCGGCACAGGCTGCTGCACCGAGCCTGGCAGAGGCCTGA
- a CDS encoding CHASE3 domain-containing protein yields the protein MAVKKTPAARRFSLANLSTKTKIVSVAVFPLLLVLGVGVLAVVNLGRMDKTAQAVDHTQEILTEAQALAEAASGMEAGLRGYLLAGQDEYLVPFENGSAKVAGSLDRLRSLAAGNPDLLADLDTAEQTLAGWQEDVAAGAIALRRDIGDALTMNDMAAEVKQSKGRVYFENFRAEMAKVIEEEEVELNNRRNTFSSLVNAGIADPDYLNTSLQAVEQTHKVISSAKDLLSAAVDMETGMRGFLLAGDREFLEPYMEGNGRFNEVLADLHLALADNLMQANRLDNVAKIVDEWRSSVVVPMLQLRRVIGSAATMDDMADLVAQGQGKAYFDSFRATMETIEAKGAEAMAARRAANEALAAQTRIMIPGAIAVAILIGAVMALITGSGIASGLRRIVVSMRGLAEGNNAVEIKGQTRGDEVGDMARALDKFRAELLRMQEAEAQKAESKDAELGNVVQQLSERLARLSHGDLTIRIAEEFPEEYEQLRADFNGSIDNLNATVQQVIEAATSIRSGSAEISQASDDLSHRTESQAATLEETAAAIDELTASVKSAAEGARNVEATVREARQEAESSGEVVQSAVAAMSGIEASSKKISQIISVIDDIAFQTNLLALNAGVEAARAGEAGRGFAVVASEVRALAQRSSDAAMEIKTLIGDSSRQVGEGVDLVGRAGDALQSIVGQVSHISQLVSEIAEGAEEQSTGLLEINTGVTQLDQVTQQNAAMVEEATAAGHLLNSDAGKLSDLVARFQVAGGGALAAASAPVSAAPAAMAPSAHGSDDWDLEASPAPPAAKPAADGNAARDLWQDF from the coding sequence ATGGCAGTAAAGAAGACACCCGCGGCCAGGCGGTTCTCACTGGCGAACCTCAGCACCAAGACAAAGATCGTTTCGGTGGCGGTGTTCCCGCTGCTGCTGGTTCTTGGGGTCGGGGTGCTGGCGGTGGTGAACCTGGGCCGCATGGACAAGACTGCGCAGGCTGTTGACCACACCCAGGAGATTTTGACCGAAGCGCAGGCGCTGGCCGAAGCCGCCTCAGGCATGGAGGCCGGGCTGCGGGGCTATCTGCTGGCCGGGCAGGATGAATATCTGGTGCCGTTTGAGAACGGCAGCGCCAAAGTTGCCGGCTCCCTGGATCGTTTGCGCAGCCTGGCCGCGGGCAATCCGGACTTGCTGGCTGACCTCGATACGGCGGAGCAGACTTTGGCCGGCTGGCAGGAGGATGTTGCGGCCGGCGCCATCGCGTTGCGCCGCGATATCGGCGACGCCCTGACCATGAACGATATGGCGGCAGAGGTGAAACAGTCCAAGGGCAGGGTCTACTTTGAGAACTTCCGTGCGGAGATGGCTAAGGTCATTGAGGAAGAGGAAGTCGAGCTGAACAACCGTCGCAACACCTTTTCTTCCCTGGTGAACGCCGGGATCGCCGATCCGGATTACCTGAACACCTCGCTGCAGGCGGTGGAGCAGACCCACAAGGTCATCAGCAGCGCCAAGGATCTGCTGTCGGCGGCGGTCGACATGGAAACCGGGATGCGCGGCTTTCTTCTGGCGGGCGACCGGGAATTTCTCGAACCGTATATGGAGGGCAACGGGCGCTTCAACGAGGTTCTGGCCGACCTCCACCTAGCGCTGGCCGACAATCTGATGCAGGCAAACCGCCTGGATAACGTGGCCAAAATCGTTGACGAATGGCGCAGCAGCGTGGTGGTTCCGATGCTGCAGCTGCGCCGGGTGATCGGCAGCGCGGCGACTATGGATGACATGGCCGACCTTGTCGCTCAGGGGCAGGGCAAGGCGTATTTCGACAGCTTCCGTGCCACCATGGAGACGATCGAGGCGAAAGGGGCCGAGGCAATGGCCGCCCGCCGCGCCGCCAATGAGGCGCTAGCCGCCCAGACCCGGATCATGATTCCGGGGGCAATTGCTGTGGCGATCCTGATCGGCGCGGTGATGGCGCTGATCACCGGCTCCGGCATCGCTTCGGGCCTGCGGCGCATCGTGGTGTCGATGCGGGGTCTGGCCGAGGGCAACAACGCGGTGGAGATCAAGGGCCAGACCCGCGGCGACGAGGTCGGCGATATGGCCCGCGCGCTGGATAAATTCCGTGCTGAACTGCTGCGGATGCAGGAGGCGGAAGCGCAGAAGGCGGAAAGCAAAGACGCCGAACTGGGCAATGTGGTCCAGCAGCTGAGCGAGCGTCTGGCGCGGCTGTCGCACGGCGATCTGACCATCCGCATCGCCGAGGAATTCCCGGAGGAATACGAACAGCTGCGCGCTGATTTCAACGGCTCCATCGACAATCTGAACGCCACGGTGCAGCAGGTGATCGAAGCCGCCACCAGCATCCGCAGCGGTTCTGCAGAGATCAGTCAGGCCTCCGACGATCTGTCCCACCGGACCGAAAGCCAGGCGGCAACGCTCGAAGAAACCGCTGCCGCGATTGACGAGCTGACGGCCTCGGTGAAATCCGCCGCCGAAGGTGCCCGCAATGTCGAGGCAACCGTGCGCGAAGCCCGCCAGGAGGCCGAAAGCAGCGGCGAGGTGGTGCAAAGCGCCGTGGCCGCCATGAGCGGGATCGAGGCCAGCTCGAAGAAGATTTCCCAGATCATCTCGGTGATTGACGACATCGCCTTCCAGACCAACCTTTTGGCGCTGAACGCCGGGGTCGAGGCCGCCCGCGCGGGCGAGGCCGGCCGCGGCTTTGCGGTGGTGGCGTCCGAGGTGCGGGCGCTGGCGCAGCGGTCTTCGGACGCGGCGATGGAGATCAAAACTCTGATTGGCGACAGTTCACGTCAGGTCGGGGAGGGGGTGGACCTGGTCGGCCGCGCCGGTGACGCACTGCAGTCGATTGTCGGTCAGGTCAGCCATATCTCGCAACTGGTCTCCGAGATCGCCGAAGGCGCCGAGGAGCAATCCACCGGCCTGCTTGAGATCAATACCGGCGTCACCCAGCTGGATCAGGTGACCCAGCAGAACGCGGCCATGGTCGAGGAAGCCACGGCAGCAGGCCATCTGCTGAACAGCGATGCGGGCAAGCTGTCGGATCTGGTCGCCCGCTTCCAGGTGGCCGGCGGCGGTGCCCTTGCAGCCGCATCCGCCCCGGTTTCCGCGGCGCCGGCTGCCATGGCGCCCTCAGCCCATGGCAGCGATGATTGGGACCTGGAGGCCAGCCCGGCCCCGCCCGCAGCAAAGCCGGCGGCAGACGGAAATGCAGCCCGCGACCTCTGGCAGGATTTCTGA
- the rplQ gene encoding 50S ribosomal protein L17, translated as MRHARGYRRLNRTHEHRKALFSNMCGSLIEHEQIKTTLPKAKELRPIIEKMITLAKRGDLHARRQAASKLKQDKDVAKLFEVLGPRYKDRQGGYVRILKAGFRYGDMAPMAIIEFVDRDTAAKGAADKARLEAAEAAAEADE; from the coding sequence ATGCGTCACGCACGTGGTTACCGCCGCCTGAACCGTACTCATGAGCACCGCAAAGCCCTGTTTTCGAACATGTGCGGCTCGCTGATCGAGCACGAGCAGATCAAGACAACCCTGCCCAAAGCAAAAGAACTGCGCCCGATCATCGAAAAGATGATCACCCTGGCAAAGCGCGGCGATCTGCACGCCCGCCGTCAGGCCGCGTCCAAGCTGAAGCAGGACAAGGACGTCGCAAAACTGTTCGAGGTTCTGGGCCCGCGCTACAAGGACCGTCAGGGCGGCTATGTCCGTATCCTGAAGGCCGGCTTCCGTTACGGCGACATGGCTCCGATGGCGATCATCGAGTTTGTTGACCGCGACACTGCCGCTAAGGGTGCCGCCGACAAGGCCCGCCTGGAAGCAGCAGAAGCAGCTGCTGAAGCTGACGAATAA
- a CDS encoding DNA-directed RNA polymerase subunit alpha: MIHKNWAELIKPAQLEVKPGNDPARQATVVAEPLERGFGLTLGNALRRVLMSSLQGAAITSVQIDNVLHEFSSVAGVREDVTDIILNLKGVSLRMEVEGPKRLSINAKGPAVVTAGDIAETAGIEVLNRDHVICHLDDGADLFMELTVNTGKGYVSAEKNKPEDAPIGLIPIDAIYSPVKKVSYDVQPTREGQVLDYDKLTMKVETDGSITPDDAVAYAARILQDQLSIFVNFDEPESANRQDEDDGLEFNPLLLKKVDELELSVRSANCLKNDNIVYIGDLIQKTEAEMLRTPNFGRKSLNEIKEVLSGMGLHLGMDVEDWPPDNIEDLAKKFEDSF, from the coding sequence ATGATCCATAAGAACTGGGCAGAGCTGATCAAGCCGGCACAGCTGGAAGTGAAGCCGGGTAACGATCCTGCACGCCAGGCAACTGTCGTCGCAGAGCCGCTGGAACGCGGTTTCGGCCTGACCCTGGGCAACGCGCTGCGCCGCGTTCTGATGAGCTCGCTGCAAGGCGCGGCCATCACCAGCGTGCAGATCGACAACGTGCTGCACGAGTTTTCGTCTGTTGCCGGTGTGCGCGAAGACGTCACCGACATCATCCTGAACCTCAAGGGCGTATCCCTGCGCATGGAAGTCGAAGGCCCCAAGCGCCTGTCGATCAATGCCAAGGGCCCGGCTGTTGTCACTGCTGGTGACATTGCCGAAACCGCCGGCATCGAGGTTCTGAACCGCGATCACGTCATCTGCCACCTGGACGACGGCGCCGACCTGTTCATGGAACTGACCGTGAACACCGGCAAAGGCTATGTCTCGGCAGAGAAGAACAAGCCGGAAGACGCACCGATCGGCCTGATCCCGATCGACGCGATCTATTCGCCGGTCAAGAAGGTCTCCTATGACGTTCAGCCGACCCGTGAGGGCCAGGTTCTGGACTATGACAAGCTGACCATGAAGGTGGAAACCGACGGCTCCATCACGCCGGATGACGCCGTGGCCTATGCCGCCCGCATTCTGCAGGACCAGCTGTCGATCTTCGTCAACTTCGACGAGCCGGAATCGGCAAACCGTCAGGACGAGGACGATGGTCTCGAGTTCAACCCGCTTCTGTTGAAGAAAGTGGACGAGCTGGAACTGTCCGTGCGCTCGGCAAACTGCCTGAAGAACGACAACATCGTCTATATCGGCGATCTCATCCAGAAGACCGAAGCAGAAATGCTGCGCACGCCGAACTTCGGCCGCAAGTCGCTGAACGAGATCAAAGAAGTGCTGTCGGGCATGGGTCTGCACCTTGGCATGGACGTCGAGGACTGGCCGCCGGACAACATCGAAGATCTGGCCAAGAAATTCGAAGACAGCTTCTAA
- the rpsK gene encoding 30S ribosomal protein S11, which translates to MARDKTRVKKKERKNIATGVAHVNSSFNNTKILISDVQGNAISWSSAGTMGFKGSRKSTPYAAQMAAEDAGKKAQDHGVKTLEVEVQGPGSGRESALRALAAVGFNITSIRDVTPIAHNGCRPPKRRRV; encoded by the coding sequence ATGGCACGTGATAAGACACGCGTTAAGAAGAAAGAGCGCAAGAACATCGCAACCGGTGTTGCGCATGTGAACTCGTCGTTCAACAACACCAAAATCCTGATCTCCGACGTGCAGGGCAACGCGATCTCCTGGTCGTCGGCCGGCACCATGGGCTTCAAAGGCTCGCGGAAATCCACGCCTTACGCAGCCCAGATGGCTGCCGAGGATGCGGGCAAGAAAGCCCAGGATCACGGTGTGAAGACGCTGGAAGTCGAAGTTCAGGGCCCCGGCTCTGGCCGTGAATCGGCTCTGCGCGCACTGGCTGCCGTCGGTTTCAACATCACTTCGATCCGTGATGTGACCCCGATTGCGCACAACGGCTGCCGCCCGCCGAAGCGCCGTCGCGTCTAA
- the rpsM gene encoding 30S ribosomal protein S13: MARIAGVNIPTAKRVPIALTYITGIGNTSAKAICEAVGIDATRRVNELSDAEVLAVREHIDANFTVEGDLRRETQMNIKRLMDLGCYRGLRHRRNLPVRGQRTHTNARTRKGPAKAIAGKKK, translated from the coding sequence GTGGCACGTATTGCCGGCGTTAACATCCCGACTGCAAAGCGGGTTCCCATCGCCCTCACCTACATCACCGGTATCGGTAATACCTCGGCGAAAGCTATCTGCGAAGCCGTTGGCATCGACGCGACCCGCCGTGTGAACGAACTCAGCGACGCGGAAGTCCTGGCCGTGCGCGAGCACATCGACGCCAACTTCACCGTCGAAGGCGACCTGCGCCGTGAAACTCAGATGAACATCAAACGTCTGATGGATCTTGGCTGCTACCGTGGCCTGCGCCACCGCCGCAACCTGCCGGTCCGCGGTCAGCGTACCCACACCAACGCTCGCACCCGCAAAGGCCCCGCAAAGGCCATCGCTGGTAAGAAGAAGTAA
- a CDS encoding adenylate kinase has product MSNIILLGPPGAGKGTQARYLVESRGMVQLSTGDMLREAQTSGTEMGKKVAAIMAEGKLVTDQIVIGLIREKLREGAEGGFIFDGFPRTLAQADALAKLLDEMGLKLDAVIEMQVDDDALVTRITGRSTCGGCGEVYHDETKPWPADGKCANCGSDDVKRRADDNEDSLRTRLMEYYKKTSPLIGYYYAKGNLQRLDGLASIQEVRKTMAWIMGE; this is encoded by the coding sequence ATGAGCAACATTATCCTTCTTGGCCCGCCGGGGGCGGGCAAAGGTACGCAAGCGCGCTACCTGGTTGAATCCCGCGGCATGGTGCAACTCAGCACCGGTGATATGCTGCGCGAGGCCCAGACCTCCGGAACCGAAATGGGCAAGAAGGTTGCTGCCATCATGGCCGAAGGCAAGCTGGTCACCGACCAGATCGTCATTGGCCTGATCCGCGAGAAACTGCGCGAGGGCGCCGAGGGCGGTTTCATCTTCGACGGCTTCCCGCGCACCCTGGCCCAGGCCGATGCGCTGGCCAAGCTGCTGGACGAGATGGGTCTGAAGCTTGATGCGGTGATCGAGATGCAGGTCGATGATGACGCGCTGGTCACCCGCATCACCGGCCGCTCCACCTGCGGCGGCTGCGGCGAGGTCTATCATGACGAGACCAAGCCCTGGCCGGCGGACGGCAAATGCGCCAACTGCGGCAGCGATGATGTGAAACGCCGTGCGGACGACAATGAGGACAGCCTCAGGACCCGTCTGATGGAGTATTACAAAAAGACCTCGCCCCTTATTGGCTACTACTATGCCAAGGGCAATCTGCAGCGTCTGGACGGCCTTGCCTCGATCCAGGAAGTGCGCAAGACGATGGCCTGGATTATGGGCGAATAA
- the secY gene encoding preprotein translocase subunit SecY: MVSAAEQMAANTSWAALGKATDLRNRILFTIGLLIVYRLGTFIPVPGIDSGALRQFMEQAGQGIGGMVSMFTGGALGRMGIFALGIMPYISASIIVQLLTSMVPSLEQLKKEGEQGRKKINQYTRYGTVALATAQAYGLAVSLESGDLATDPGMYFRMACMITLVGGTMFLMWLGEQITQRGIGNGISLIIFVGIIAEVPAAIAQFFASGRSGAISPAVIIGVILMVIGVIMFVVFMERALRKIHIQYPRRQVGMKVYDGGSSHLPVKVNPAGVIPAIFASSLLLLPTTISAFSSGAATGPVMSWLLANFGPGQPLYLLFFVAMIVFFAYFYTFNVSFKPDDVANNLKNQNGFVPGIRPGKKTAEYIEYVVNRILVLGSGYLALVCLLPEVLRGQFAIPVYFGGTSVLIVVSVTMDTIQQVQSHLLAHQYEGLIEKSQLRGRNKKRTKRGPSRR; this comes from the coding sequence ATGGTATCAGCAGCAGAACAAATGGCGGCGAACACCAGCTGGGCTGCCCTGGGCAAGGCCACGGATCTGCGCAACCGGATCCTGTTCACGATCGGCCTTTTGATTGTCTATCGCCTGGGCACGTTCATTCCGGTTCCGGGCATTGATTCAGGCGCCCTGCGCCAGTTCATGGAGCAGGCAGGCCAGGGCATCGGCGGCATGGTGTCGATGTTCACCGGCGGCGCGCTTGGCCGGATGGGGATTTTTGCCCTTGGCATCATGCCCTATATCTCCGCCTCCATTATCGTTCAGCTTCTGACTTCGATGGTGCCCTCGCTTGAGCAGCTCAAGAAAGAGGGCGAACAGGGCCGCAAGAAGATCAACCAGTACACCCGCTACGGCACCGTGGCGCTGGCGACCGCGCAGGCCTATGGGCTGGCGGTGTCGCTGGAATCGGGTGATCTGGCGACCGATCCGGGCATGTATTTCCGCATGGCCTGCATGATCACCCTGGTCGGCGGCACCATGTTCCTGATGTGGCTGGGCGAGCAGATCACCCAGCGCGGCATCGGCAACGGTATCTCGCTGATCATCTTTGTCGGCATCATCGCCGAGGTTCCGGCAGCGATTGCCCAGTTCTTTGCCTCCGGCCGTTCCGGTGCGATCAGCCCCGCCGTGATCATCGGTGTGATCCTGATGGTGATCGGCGTGATCATGTTTGTCGTGTTCATGGAGCGCGCCCTGCGCAAGATCCACATCCAGTACCCGCGCCGCCAGGTCGGCATGAAGGTCTATGACGGCGGCTCCTCGCATCTGCCGGTCAAGGTGAACCCGGCGGGCGTGATCCCGGCGATCTTCGCCTCGTCGCTCTTGCTGCTGCCGACCACCATTTCGGCGTTCTCGTCAGGTGCTGCAACCGGTCCGGTGATGTCCTGGCTCTTGGCGAACTTCGGCCCCGGCCAGCCGCTGTATCTGCTGTTCTTTGTCGCGATGATCGTGTTCTTTGCCTATTTCTACACCTTCAACGTCTCCTTCAAACCGGATGACGTGGCGAACAACCTGAAGAACCAGAACGGCTTTGTTCCCGGCATCCGTCCCGGCAAGAAAACCGCAGAATACATCGAGTACGTGGTCAACCGCATCCTGGTTCTCGGCTCCGGCTACCTGGCGCTGGTCTGCCTGCTGCCCGAGGTCCTCCGCGGCCAATTCGCCATCCCCGTCTATTTTGGCGGCACCTCCGTTCTTATTGTGGTATCCGTCACTATGGACACCATCCAACAGGTGCAAAGCCACCTCCTCGCGCATCAGTATGAGGGGCTTATTGAGAAAAGCCAGCTGCGCGGGCGCAACAAAAAACGGACAAAACGGGGACCCTCTCGCCGATGA
- the rplO gene encoding 50S ribosomal protein L15, translating into MKLHELSDNPGATKKRMRVARGPGSGKGKMGGRGIKGQKSRSGVSINGYEGGQMPLYQRLPKRGFNKPNRKAYAVVNLGLIQKFIDLGKLDAADITEDSMIASGLVRRKLDGVRVLAKGEITAKATITVTGASAAAVDAVAKAGGALTVATAAAAE; encoded by the coding sequence ATGAAACTTCACGAACTCAGCGACAATCCTGGCGCAACCAAAAAACGCATGCGCGTTGCCCGTGGCCCCGGCTCCGGCAAGGGCAAAATGGGCGGCCGTGGTATCAAAGGCCAGAAATCCCGTTCGGGTGTGTCGATCAACGGTTACGAAGGCGGTCAGATGCCCTTGTACCAGCGTCTGCCCAAGCGCGGCTTCAACAAGCCGAACCGCAAGGCATACGCCGTTGTGAACCTGGGTCTGATCCAGAAATTCATCGACCTGGGCAAGCTGGACGCCGCGGACATCACCGAAGATTCGATGATCGCATCGGGTCTGGTACGCCGCAAGCTGGACGGCGTCCGCGTCCTGGCCAAAGGTGAAATCACCGCCAAAGCCACCATCACTGTGACCGGTGCATCGGCAGCTGCCGTTGACGCTGTTGCAAAAGCTGGCGGCGCTCTGACTGTGGCAACTGCAGCCGCCGCAGAGTAA
- a CDS encoding DUF1127 domain-containing protein: protein MAYSTLSAPSAGISARFAGFAAGLIQNWKLRRDYKATVNALRAMSTRDLADIGLTRCAIPGVAREHVYGK, encoded by the coding sequence ATGGCATATTCAACTCTCTCCGCACCCTCCGCCGGGATTTCGGCTCGTTTCGCAGGCTTTGCCGCCGGGCTGATCCAGAACTGGAAGCTGCGCCGCGACTACAAGGCGACCGTCAACGCCCTGCGCGCGATGTCCACCCGCGATCTGGCCGACATCGGCCTGACCCGCTGCGCCATCCCCGGTGTCGCGCGTGAACACGTTTACGGCAAGTAA
- a CDS encoding DUF1127 domain-containing protein, with translation MAHVISTAHSTHSLTARIRSAVEGLADSWVKAREFQRTYNELDALSDHELSDIGVRRDDIADLARQHVYG, from the coding sequence ATGGCACATGTTATCAGCACCGCACACAGCACCCACAGCCTCACCGCCCGCATCCGTTCCGCCGTGGAAGGCCTGGCCGATTCCTGGGTGAAAGCCCGTGAATTCCAGCGCACCTACAATGAACTGGACGCGCTGAGCGATCATGAGCTTTCGGACATCGGCGTGCGTCGCGACGATATCGCCGACCTGGCCCGCCAGCACGTCTACGGCTAA
- the rpmD gene encoding 50S ribosomal protein L30 — MAKTIVIKQIGSPIRRPAKQRATLIGLGLNKMHKTRELEDTPSVRGMVNSISHMVQIIEERG; from the coding sequence ATGGCAAAAACCATCGTGATCAAGCAGATCGGCTCGCCGATCCGCCGTCCTGCCAAACAGCGCGCTACGCTGATTGGCCTGGGCCTGAACAAGATGCACAAAACCCGTGAGCTGGAGGATACTCCTTCGGTCCGCGGCATGGTCAACTCGATCTCGCATATGGTTCAGATCATCGAAGAGCGCGGCTAA
- the rpsE gene encoding 30S ribosomal protein S5, whose product MAERDNRRGNRRDRDETPEFADRLVAINRVSKTVKGGKRFGFAALVVVGDQKGRVGFGKGKAKEVPEAIRKATEQAKRQMVRVPLKEGRTLHHDMAGRHGAGKVVMRTAPEGTGIIAGGPMRAVFEMLGVKDVVSKSIGSQNPYNMIRATLNGLSKEQSPRSVAQRRGKKVADILPKRDEAPAAAEAEA is encoded by the coding sequence ATGGCAGAACGTGATAACCGCCGTGGCAACCGCCGCGACCGTGACGAGACACCGGAATTCGCAGATCGCCTGGTCGCGATCAACCGCGTCTCCAAAACCGTAAAAGGCGGTAAGCGCTTTGGTTTTGCAGCCCTGGTTGTTGTTGGCGACCAAAAAGGCCGCGTCGGCTTTGGCAAGGGTAAAGCGAAAGAAGTGCCCGAAGCGATCCGCAAGGCGACCGAGCAGGCCAAGCGCCAGATGGTCCGTGTGCCGTTGAAAGAGGGCCGCACCCTGCACCACGACATGGCCGGCCGTCACGGCGCAGGCAAAGTTGTGATGCGTACCGCGCCTGAAGGTACCGGTATCATCGCAGGTGGTCCGATGCGTGCTGTCTTCGAAATGCTTGGCGTCAAAGACGTTGTTTCGAAGTCGATCGGTTCGCAGAACCCCTACAACATGATCCGCGCCACCCTGAACGGCCTGTCCAAAGAGCAGAGCCCGCGTTCGGTGGCTCAGCGCCGCGGCAAAAAGGTCGCTGACATCCTGCCCAAGCGGGACGAAGCACCGGCAGCTGCCGAAGCTGAAGCGTAA
- the rplR gene encoding 50S ribosomal protein L18 — MANSKRTLFLKRRLRVRNKLRKVNAGRPRLSVHRSNKNISVQLIDDLRGVTVASASTLEKDLGVVGKNNVEAATKVGALIAERAKAAGVSEAYFDRGGFLFHGKVKALADAAREGGLKI, encoded by the coding sequence ATGGCAAACAGCAAACGTACCCTGTTTCTGAAGCGCCGGCTGCGCGTCCGGAACAAGCTTCGCAAAGTGAACGCAGGCCGTCCGCGTCTTTCTGTGCACCGTTCGAACAAGAACATCTCTGTTCAATTGATCGACGACCTGCGCGGCGTGACCGTGGCCTCCGCTTCGACCCTGGAAAAAGATCTCGGCGTTGTTGGCAAAAACAACGTCGAAGCAGCGACCAAAGTTGGTGCTCTGATCGCCGAACGCGCAAAAGCGGCCGGTGTCAGCGAAGCCTACTTCGATCGTGGCGGCTTCCTGTTTCACGGCAAGGTGAAGGCTCTGGCCGACGCTGCGCGTGAAGGCGGCCTGAAGATCTAA
- the rplF gene encoding 50S ribosomal protein L6: MSRIGKKPVELPSGVSAAVSGQTIEVKGPKGARTFTATDDVTLSVNDNVVTIEPRGKSKRARQQWGMSRTQVANLVTGVTQGFKKELEIQGVGYRAQMQGNTLKLNLGYSHDVDFTAPDGVTITAPKQTEIVVEGIDQQQVGEVAAKIREWRRPEPYKGKGIRYKGEFIFRKEGKKK, encoded by the coding sequence ATGTCCCGTATTGGTAAAAAACCGGTCGAACTGCCCAGCGGCGTGTCCGCTGCCGTGTCCGGCCAGACCATCGAAGTGAAAGGCCCGAAAGGCGCCCGTACCTTCACTGCCACCGACGATGTCACCCTGTCGGTCAACGACAATGTTGTCACCATCGAGCCGCGCGGCAAGTCCAAGCGTGCCCGTCAGCAGTGGGGCATGTCCCGCACTCAGGTGGCCAACCTTGTGACCGGCGTGACCCAGGGCTTCAAGAAAGAGCTTGAGATCCAGGGTGTGGGTTACCGGGCTCAGATGCAGGGCAACACCCTGAAGCTGAACCTGGGCTACAGCCACGATGTCGACTTCACTGCACCTGATGGCGTCACCATCACCGCACCGAAGCAGACCGAAATCGTTGTGGAAGGTATCGACCAGCAGCAGGTGGGCGAAGTCGCGGCGAAAATCCGCGAATGGCGCCGTCCCGAGCCCTACAAAGGCAAAGGCATCCGCTACAAGGGCGAATTCATCTTCCGCAAGGAAGGCAAGAAGAAGTAA